From one Mytilus trossulus isolate FHL-02 chromosome 10, PNRI_Mtr1.1.1.hap1, whole genome shotgun sequence genomic stretch:
- the LOC134686221 gene encoding neurexin-4-like → MISCADKCSLEINCYVANFDTNSETCFLYMSGGCYSEQQYEHGWITIRQEQGDRFDWSPWSKCSKTCGGGKRTRTHQHANIESPGNVTSVEGCHCFGCNDTALNCNEWKTKGLVDSQTVLIEPIASNGVKLQAVEINCYMENGVGVTKIDHDGERDVLVDGYEKQGSYSFIVKYHISFEHVVAIIDSSNFCRQFVRWKCVHAELWESVSETWNTYWTNRSTAYLATNVYKPPSGFFHGSEVKRTCKCGIDNTCQQSDVLCNCDINDDIWRSDEGYVTNKEALPIVAFFAGDTGDSVEEGQHFIGPLECYGTA, encoded by the exons ATGATCAGCTGTGCAGATAAATGTTCTTTGGAGATAAATTGTTATGTAGCCAACTTTGACACCAATTCTGAAACATGTTTTCTTTATATGTCGGGAGGTTGTTATTCTGAACAACAATATGAACATGGTTGGATAACAATACGCCAAG AACAGGGAGATAGGTTTGACTGGAGTCCATGGAGTAAGTGCTCAAAAACTTGTGGAGGAGGAAAAAGAACCAGGACACACCAACACGCTAACATTGAGAGTCCGGGAAACGTAACTTCTGTAGAGGGTTGTCATTGTTTTGGTTGCAATGATACTG CTCTCAACTGCAATGAATGGAAAACAAAGGGCCTAGTGGATAGTCAAACTGTATTAATTGAACCAATTGCATCTAACGGTGTTAAATTACAAGCTGTGGAGATTAATTGCTATATGGAAAACGGAGTTGGAGTAACTAAAATAG ATCATGATGGAGAGCGAGATGTTTTAGTGGATGGGTATGAGAAGCAGGGATCCTACAGTTTTATCGTCAAATATCATATTTCTTTCGAGCACGTTGTTGCAATCATAGATTCTTCCAATTTCTGTCGACAGTTTGTACGCTGGAAATGTGTTCATGCTGAATTGTGGGAATCAGTCAGTGAGACGTGGAATACGTACTGGACAAATAGAAGCACAGCATACTTGGCAACCAATGTCTACAAACCACCGTCTGGATTTTTCCACGGATCTGAAGTAAAGAGAACTTGTAAATGTGGAATTGATAACACGTGTCAGCAGAGCGACGTGCTCTGTAATTGCGATATCAACGATGACATTTGGCGTTCTGATGAAGGATATGTTACAAATAAGGAAGCTTTGCCAATAGTTGCTTTCTTTGCAGGGGATACAG GAGATTCCGTTGAAGAAGGGCAACACTTCATAGGCCCACTTGAGTGTTATGGGACTGCCTAA